From Humisphaera borealis, the proteins below share one genomic window:
- a CDS encoding CPBP family intramembrane glutamic endopeptidase, with protein sequence MSIIAAADPDLTSIAIELLVVAVLLVPGIIVLWKTGSYRWRSVLGPLRIPDRAEMWPVPVALVIGFAGWMGSAVAYTVLIGIRSAAGGASQPTGEADLMAMLSPLDFVVLAAVTPVVGLIAGVAFLILVRPAAVGWIGFKPGRLPRGLALGALAALIGVPLTMLAGGITELVYKAIDFKHPAEHELLKFMKEAPSMWIQVAAILAAVAIAPLVEEFLFRGLIQTSLMTWFHGFGRLRGPVAYAPQWQMQGNALPYASAAVPAVDPATGQPIPAGPPAGIGLSDTTPLMPPPELGQVVPPAPVAPQPLPELSRRPWASWLAIVITSVLFAVIHPLWTAPIIFVLAVVLGYVYERTGNLWASIGLHAIFNTISTTIYLLGVGQT encoded by the coding sequence ATGTCAATTATCGCCGCCGCCGATCCCGACTTAACCTCGATTGCGATCGAGCTGCTCGTCGTCGCCGTCCTCCTGGTGCCGGGGATCATCGTCCTCTGGAAGACCGGTTCCTATCGATGGCGTTCGGTCCTCGGGCCGCTCCGCATTCCCGACCGCGCCGAGATGTGGCCGGTGCCGGTGGCACTGGTGATTGGCTTCGCCGGCTGGATGGGCAGCGCCGTCGCTTACACCGTCCTGATCGGCATCCGCAGCGCCGCGGGTGGGGCGTCGCAACCTACCGGCGAAGCGGACCTCATGGCGATGCTCTCACCGCTTGACTTTGTCGTCCTCGCCGCCGTCACACCCGTCGTCGGCCTGATCGCCGGCGTAGCCTTTCTGATCCTTGTTCGCCCGGCGGCAGTGGGGTGGATTGGCTTCAAACCCGGCCGATTGCCGCGGGGACTTGCGCTGGGCGCCCTCGCCGCACTCATCGGCGTCCCGCTCACCATGCTCGCCGGCGGCATCACCGAACTGGTCTACAAGGCGATCGACTTCAAACACCCTGCCGAGCACGAACTGCTTAAGTTCATGAAGGAAGCGCCGTCCATGTGGATCCAGGTGGCGGCGATCTTGGCGGCGGTCGCGATCGCGCCGCTGGTCGAAGAGTTCCTCTTCCGCGGCCTCATCCAGACCTCCCTGATGACCTGGTTCCACGGCTTCGGCCGGCTGCGCGGCCCGGTTGCGTACGCACCGCAATGGCAAATGCAGGGGAACGCGTTGCCCTACGCGTCGGCCGCGGTTCCTGCCGTCGACCCGGCGACGGGACAGCCGATCCCCGCCGGCCCGCCCGCCGGCATCGGACTGTCTGACACAACGCCGCTGATGCCGCCGCCTGAGCTGGGACAGGTCGTCCCGCCAGCGCCTGTCGCCCCGCAACCCCTTCCCGAACTGTCGCGACGCCCTTGGGCGTCGTGGCTCGCGATCGTCATCACCTCGGTCCTCTTTGCCGTCATCCACCCCCTCTGGACCGCGCCGATCATCTTCGTGCTCGCGGTGGTCCTCGGCTACGTCTACGAACGCACCGGCAACCT
- the trpC gene encoding indole-3-glycerol phosphate synthase TrpC, with amino-acid sequence MTTILEKIVATKRVEVAERSALTPIEALKEQAFGLPRPRNFFHAVTRKGTKPLNLIAEVKKASPSAGVIRENFDPVEIARDYAEAGADAISCLTDEKYFQGSLEYLKAIRLAVDLPVLRKDFIIDPYQVWEARVAGADAILLIAECLPINELIDLQILATELNLTTLIEVHDMENLIRVRDRVIGFPHRSYSLLGINNRDLRTFKTDLGTTLRMAELVEDRSVLVSESGIHTAWDVQKLADAGVAAVLVGESLMRSPDIKAKVRELFPPKKG; translated from the coding sequence ATGACCACGATTCTCGAAAAGATCGTCGCCACCAAGCGCGTGGAAGTCGCCGAGCGCAGCGCCCTCACGCCGATCGAGGCGTTGAAGGAGCAGGCGTTCGGCCTGCCGCGCCCGCGGAACTTCTTCCACGCCGTCACCCGCAAGGGCACAAAGCCGCTGAACCTGATCGCCGAGGTGAAGAAGGCCAGCCCCAGCGCCGGCGTGATCCGCGAGAACTTCGACCCGGTCGAAATCGCCCGCGACTACGCCGAGGCCGGCGCCGACGCCATCAGTTGCCTGACGGATGAGAAGTACTTCCAGGGCTCGCTGGAGTATCTCAAGGCGATCCGGCTGGCCGTCGACCTGCCGGTGCTGCGCAAAGACTTCATCATCGACCCCTACCAGGTGTGGGAAGCCCGCGTCGCCGGGGCCGATGCAATCCTGCTCATCGCCGAGTGCCTGCCGATTAACGAGTTGATCGACCTGCAAATCCTCGCGACAGAACTCAACCTGACCACCCTGATCGAAGTCCACGACATGGAGAACCTGATCCGTGTTCGCGACCGGGTGATCGGCTTCCCTCACCGTAGCTACAGCCTGCTGGGCATCAACAACCGCGACCTGCGGACGTTCAAGACGGATCTTGGCACCACATTGCGGATGGCCGAGCTGGTCGAAGACCGCAGCGTGCTGGTGAGCGAAAGCGGCATCCACACGGCATGGGATGTTCAGAAGCTTGCCGATGCGGGCGTCGCCGCCGTTCTGGTGGGCGAAAGCCTCATGCGGAGCCCGGATATCAAGGCGAAGGTCCGGGAACTGTTTCCTCCAAAGAAGGGGTAA
- a CDS encoding ISAs1 family transposase produces the protein MDGPATSGTLRAFSNLPDPRGCNVIHKLHDILVISVCAVICGADGWVDVELYGKSKLSWLRTFLDLPHGIPSHDTFGRVFAKLHPDAFEQCFNAWVGAIAQSAGGRLIAIDGKAIRRSFEHAWARNNMTHMVSAFVDAHRMVFGQVAVDDKSNEIEAIPRLLGLLDIQDATVTIDAAGCQTQIARQIVDAGGNYVLSVKENQPRTRLRLVRRCTRRSGSCWTKRS, from the coding sequence ATGGATGGCCCTGCGACCAGTGGTACCCTGCGCGCGTTTTCCAACCTCCCCGATCCTCGCGGCTGCAACGTGATTCACAAACTCCACGACATCCTCGTCATCTCCGTCTGCGCCGTTATCTGCGGCGCCGACGGCTGGGTCGACGTTGAACTCTATGGCAAGAGCAAGCTCTCCTGGCTTCGAACCTTCCTGGATCTTCCCCACGGCATCCCCTCTCACGACACCTTCGGTCGCGTCTTCGCCAAGCTCCATCCCGACGCCTTCGAGCAGTGTTTCAACGCCTGGGTCGGCGCGATCGCACAGTCCGCCGGCGGACGACTGATCGCGATCGACGGCAAGGCCATCCGCCGGTCCTTCGAACACGCCTGGGCCAGGAACAACATGACCCACATGGTCAGCGCGTTCGTCGACGCCCACCGGATGGTCTTCGGCCAGGTCGCCGTGGATGACAAGAGCAATGAGATCGAGGCGATCCCGCGGCTTTTGGGCCTGTTAGACATTCAGGACGCGACGGTGACGATCGATGCCGCCGGCTGCCAGACGCAGATCGCCAGACAGATCGTCGATGCCGGCGGCAACTACGTGCTGTCGGTGAAGGAGAACCAGCCGAGGACCAGGCTTCGCCTCGTCCGACGCTGCACGCGAAGGTCAGGAAGCTGCTGGACGAAGCGATCCTGA
- a CDS encoding DUF4230 domain-containing protein, protein MWSRCTWILALGLSLALTGWGVIGLYTHRPPGSGSQPPPFTNHHVGVSIADLQELAELTTLKVDLADVQETTLTGNTGTARATLLIAGDARIGTDLAKAKIIKCDEATRTLVLQLPLPVVQSVRLDHARTRLTSIRRTGLWRLMPSEETRTDLVNAAFAEAQQQLEKAAGRLELREKAQAKAEAILREHFRGIGWQASVEWRRAG, encoded by the coding sequence ATGTGGAGCAGATGTACATGGATTCTTGCGCTGGGCCTGTCCCTGGCGCTCACCGGCTGGGGCGTCATCGGCCTGTACACCCACAGACCACCCGGGTCAGGCAGTCAGCCGCCGCCTTTCACCAACCATCACGTCGGTGTGTCAATCGCTGACCTGCAGGAACTGGCCGAGCTGACGACCCTGAAAGTCGACTTGGCCGACGTCCAAGAGACGACCCTGACCGGCAACACAGGCACGGCGAGAGCCACGCTGCTGATCGCCGGCGACGCCCGCATCGGCACCGACCTGGCCAAGGCCAAGATCATTAAGTGCGACGAGGCAACCCGGACGCTGGTGCTGCAGTTGCCGCTGCCGGTCGTCCAATCGGTCCGACTCGATCACGCCCGCACCCGGCTGACATCCATCCGCCGAACGGGATTATGGCGGCTGATGCCGTCAGAGGAGACCCGAACGGACCTGGTCAACGCGGCGTTCGCCGAGGCCCAGCAGCAACTGGAGAAGGCAGCGGGGCGGTTGGAGTTACGGGAGAAAGCCCAAGCAAAGGCTGAGGCGATACTGCGGGAACACTTCCGGGGGATCGGATGGCAGGCGTCGGTGGAGTGGCGTAGAGCGGGGTAA
- a CDS encoding DUF932 domain-containing protein — protein MTMTMINPQDPADLDNDLPDLATITPTPPSPVWERLGVDISRARTATDALKAAGLDWQVQQWPVQATDPQSWKTAPLPDHLANVRSDTRDLLGVVGKTYRVFENRQLFEFLGALVADRLVSFHSAGSLRGGRRVWVLCQLPRVYQAAPDDTVKPFLLVTNTHDGDGPLQMMPATVRDVCANAFNLPLDVGGSGSRGLTIRHHGGLTQSLAEARRNLRAIAARFEQFESELATLAATPVSRWQVADYFASVLAAADGNGDQPTDSRDRLLTRLHENFDGPTNTIPAIAGTAWAAFNAVGEWADSQRTFRGRDDLARAEARLDAIWFGSSHRLKQTAYRSALCLAGLN, from the coding sequence ATGACCATGACGATGATCAACCCACAAGATCCCGCCGACCTCGATAACGACCTCCCCGATCTCGCCACCATCACACCGACGCCGCCGTCCCCTGTTTGGGAACGCCTGGGTGTCGACATCAGCCGGGCCCGAACCGCGACCGACGCTCTGAAGGCGGCCGGTCTCGACTGGCAGGTCCAGCAGTGGCCAGTCCAGGCAACTGACCCGCAGAGCTGGAAAACCGCTCCACTGCCCGACCACCTCGCCAACGTTCGGTCCGACACACGTGACCTGCTGGGCGTGGTCGGCAAGACGTATCGCGTGTTCGAGAACCGACAGTTGTTCGAGTTCCTGGGCGCCCTGGTCGCCGACCGGCTGGTCTCGTTCCATTCCGCCGGCAGCTTGCGTGGCGGCCGGCGAGTGTGGGTGTTGTGCCAGTTGCCGCGGGTGTATCAGGCCGCTCCCGATGACACCGTGAAACCCTTTCTACTGGTGACCAACACTCACGACGGCGACGGCCCGCTCCAGATGATGCCCGCGACCGTGCGGGACGTGTGTGCGAATGCCTTCAACCTGCCGCTCGACGTCGGCGGAAGCGGCAGCAGGGGTCTGACGATCCGGCACCATGGCGGCTTGACCCAGAGCCTGGCCGAAGCCCGGCGGAACCTCCGTGCCATTGCCGCCCGGTTCGAGCAGTTCGAATCCGAGCTGGCGACGCTGGCGGCGACGCCAGTATCGCGTTGGCAGGTGGCCGACTATTTCGCCTCAGTACTCGCCGCTGCCGACGGCAATGGCGATCAGCCCACCGACAGCCGGGATCGCCTCCTGACACGCCTGCACGAGAACTTCGATGGGCCGACCAATACGATCCCCGCCATCGCCGGCACGGCATGGGCGGCGTTCAACGCGGTGGGGGAGTGGGCGGACAGCCAGCGCACGTTCCGTGGCCGCGACGACCTGGCCCGTGCCGAGGCGCGGCTGGATGCGATCTGGTTCGGCAGCTCCCACCGCCTCAAGCAGACGGCGTACAGGTCGGCCCTGTGCCTGGCGGGATTGAACTGA
- a CDS encoding RNA polymerase sigma factor has product MKLATTNTVATERFYALVWPHLQNVLRTAKLICRDEVEAEDLAQETMLKAYRRIDCLREDDRVRPWLMAILRNTHIDRTRVHKHHELSLDEMEWDPAEADEQCWTEPKDCWDDPDSAIDGFSDSHVITAIKKLPRDIRWTLLLVDVEGMQDAEAAKVLDVPVGTVKSRLHRGRHMLRATLYPLARDLHLAV; this is encoded by the coding sequence ATGAAACTGGCAACCACGAACACCGTCGCAACCGAACGTTTCTATGCCCTGGTCTGGCCCCACCTGCAGAACGTCCTGCGAACCGCGAAGTTGATCTGCCGTGACGAAGTCGAAGCCGAAGACCTCGCCCAGGAAACGATGCTCAAGGCCTACCGCCGAATCGACTGCCTGCGGGAAGACGATCGAGTTCGCCCGTGGCTGATGGCGATCCTGCGGAACACCCACATCGACCGGACCCGCGTGCACAAGCATCACGAGTTGAGCCTGGACGAAATGGAATGGGACCCGGCCGAAGCCGACGAGCAATGCTGGACCGAACCGAAGGACTGCTGGGACGACCCCGATTCAGCGATCGACGGCTTCAGCGACAGCCACGTAATCACCGCCATCAAGAAGCTTCCCCGCGACATCCGCTGGACGCTGTTGCTGGTCGACGTCGAAGGCATGCAGGACGCCGAAGCCGCCAAGGTGCTGGATGTGCCGGTCGGCACCGTCAAGAGCCGCCTGCACCGCGGCCGCCACATGCTGCGGGCAACGCTCTACCCGCTGGCACGCGACCTGCACCTGGCGGTGTGA
- a CDS encoding ISAs1 family transposase codes for MKDVSHGVHEEFDADHGRLDTRKVWVMDEVHWLGDLCQQWPGLAGVIAVERKREVLAGKSSVERHYFISSVAGTDARAMAAAIRGHWAIENKLHWQLDVSSREDERRIRKGYGAENYSRLCRLTLNLLKRDRSIKNGIHGKRLKAGWDEHYLLRLLTT; via the coding sequence ATGAAGGACGTGAGCCACGGCGTCCACGAGGAGTTCGACGCCGACCACGGCCGGCTGGACACCCGCAAAGTGTGGGTGATGGACGAAGTGCACTGGCTCGGCGACCTATGTCAGCAGTGGCCGGGACTGGCCGGCGTGATCGCGGTCGAACGCAAGCGGGAGGTGCTTGCCGGCAAGAGCAGCGTCGAGCGGCATTACTTCATCAGCAGCGTCGCAGGGACCGACGCCAGGGCGATGGCGGCGGCGATCCGCGGCCACTGGGCCATCGAGAACAAGCTGCACTGGCAACTGGACGTGAGCTCCCGCGAGGACGAGCGGCGGATCCGCAAAGGCTATGGTGCGGAGAACTACTCCCGGTTGTGCCGGCTGACGCTCAATCTTCTCAAGCGGGACAGGAGCATCAAAAACGGAATCCACGGGAAACGGTTAAAGGCAGGTTGGGACGAGCACTATCTGCTCCGTCTGCTAACGACCTGA